A region of Candidatus Limnocylindria bacterium DNA encodes the following proteins:
- a CDS encoding glycerol-3-phosphate acyltransferase, whose amino-acid sequence MHLAAVIVTYLLSSISFPYWIARAKGVDLRAVGERKLGGGNLAKTVGLAQGILGGTLDGAKGFLAVLISRALEFPVEVQLACGVAALVGQMWPVFHQFDGGRANATGWGFALAADPIAALIMGVPLYFGLLSVRVVHPRPTRLLPLASILSFAIFPAVIWEQEGTTPTVVAGLIVLGLILLRRITAGLRRDLDTGAPAARVLANRALYDRSELQERGVVAI is encoded by the coding sequence GTGCACCTAGCCGCCGTCATCGTCACCTACCTCCTGTCTTCCATCTCCTTTCCGTATTGGATCGCACGCGCGAAGGGCGTCGACCTGCGGGCGGTCGGAGAGCGCAAGCTCGGCGGTGGGAATCTGGCGAAGACCGTCGGCCTTGCGCAGGGCATCCTCGGCGGGACGCTCGACGGCGCGAAGGGTTTCCTCGCCGTGCTCATCTCCCGCGCACTCGAGTTCCCCGTCGAGGTGCAGCTCGCGTGCGGCGTCGCCGCGCTCGTCGGTCAGATGTGGCCGGTGTTCCACCAGTTCGATGGCGGCCGAGCGAACGCGACCGGATGGGGTTTCGCCCTCGCAGCCGATCCCATCGCCGCGCTGATCATGGGTGTGCCGCTCTACTTCGGCTTGCTCAGCGTCCGAGTGGTCCACCCGCGGCCGACTCGGTTGCTCCCTCTCGCGAGCATCCTGTCGTTCGCGATCTTTCCGGCCGTCATCTGGGAGCAGGAGGGCACCACGCCGACGGTCGTCGCGGGCCTCATCGTCCTCGGCCTCATCCTGTTGCGCCGGATCACCGCCGGTCTCCGAAGGGACCTCGACACCGGCGCGCCGGCCGCGCGCGTCCTCGCCAACCGGGCGCTGTACGACCGTAGCGAGCTCCAGGAGCGTGGAGTGGTGGCGATCTAG